From Desulfuromonas soudanensis, the proteins below share one genomic window:
- a CDS encoding cell division protein FtsQ/DivIB — MRDLKSPKSGRAKENRRKKTRQRRDWKRIFPLALRIAVFVGSCALVVSGGILAARMTAELGYFSVDTLRVEGEKRVSSEEILALSDIAPGTSIFDLDLEMIGSKIAGDPWIATAEVERSFPREVVIRVTERLPRAVINLGYLYYVDAGGEIFKVLEANDSLDYPVITGIERNFLLEEPAAARQQLVNAVAVLDELEKRTRFNLDDVSELHYDPAEGLILYTYVGGVPVRIGYGNYAEKLDRLEQIYRDLAPRLLALKYIDLNVTDRVIVRLDTGRASG; from the coding sequence GTGCGGGATCTGAAATCCCCAAAATCGGGACGAGCCAAGGAAAATCGTCGCAAGAAGACGAGGCAGCGACGGGACTGGAAGAGGATCTTCCCTCTCGCCCTGCGCATCGCCGTCTTCGTCGGCAGCTGTGCCCTGGTGGTCAGCGGCGGTATCCTGGCGGCCCGGATGACTGCGGAACTCGGATACTTCTCCGTCGACACCCTGCGGGTCGAGGGGGAGAAGCGGGTGAGCAGCGAAGAGATTCTGGCACTCTCGGACATCGCCCCGGGAACGAGTATCTTCGACCTCGACCTGGAAATGATCGGCAGCAAGATTGCCGGCGACCCCTGGATCGCCACGGCCGAGGTCGAGCGTTCCTTTCCCCGGGAGGTGGTGATCCGGGTGACCGAACGTTTGCCGCGAGCGGTGATCAACCTCGGGTATCTTTACTACGTCGATGCCGGCGGGGAGATTTTTAAGGTCCTCGAGGCCAACGACAGCCTCGATTACCCGGTGATCACCGGAATCGAGCGCAACTTCCTGCTCGAAGAACCGGCGGCGGCCCGGCAGCAGCTGGTCAATGCGGTGGCGGTGCTCGATGAGCTGGAGAAGCGCACGCGTTTCAATCTCGATGATGTCTCCGAGCTGCACTACGATCCGGCCGAAGGACTGATTCTTTACACCTATGTCGGCGGCGTGCCGGTCCGTATCGGTTACGGCAACTATGCGGAAAAACTCGACCGGCTGGAGCAGATCTACCGGGACCTGGCGCCGCGGCTGCTGGCTCTCAAGTATATCGATCTGAACGTGACCGACCGGGTGATCGTCCGGCTCGACACCGGCCGGGCCAGCGGCTGA
- the ftsZ gene encoding cell division protein FtsZ, which produces MFEFDESIDQTAKIKVIGVGGGGGNAVNTMILSHVVGVDFVAANTDAQALKNSKAPMKIQLGGKLTKGLGAGANPEVGREAAMEDRARIAEILAGADMVFVAAGLGGGTGTGAAPIIAEVAREMGALTVGVVTKPFSREGKQRLKKAEEGVAALKEVVDSLIVIPNDRLLGLAGKNMSILDAFKPSDDVLRHAVQGISDLITTSGLINVDFADVKAIMSERGMAMMGVGIGEGEKRAATAAQQAISSPLLEDIDISGAKGVLVNISGSSNMTMEEFDEASRIIHEKVHEDANIIIGLVINEELGDTIKITAIATGFGASFEKGKRHADELKSKVAMAMGKVDRDLPTFIRERQKDSPRAFRTPAGGDDQEYDIPTFLRKRVD; this is translated from the coding sequence ATGTTCGAATTCGATGAAAGTATTGACCAGACGGCCAAGATTAAAGTGATTGGCGTCGGCGGCGGCGGCGGCAATGCCGTCAACACCATGATCCTCTCGCACGTCGTGGGGGTGGATTTTGTCGCCGCCAACACCGATGCCCAGGCCCTGAAAAACAGCAAGGCGCCGATGAAAATCCAGCTCGGCGGCAAGCTGACCAAGGGGCTCGGCGCCGGCGCCAACCCCGAAGTCGGCCGCGAGGCCGCCATGGAGGATCGCGCCCGCATCGCCGAAATTCTGGCCGGGGCCGACATGGTCTTCGTCGCCGCCGGCCTCGGCGGCGGCACCGGCACCGGAGCGGCGCCGATCATCGCCGAGGTGGCCCGGGAAATGGGCGCCCTGACCGTGGGCGTGGTCACCAAGCCCTTCTCCCGCGAGGGGAAACAGCGCCTGAAAAAAGCCGAGGAAGGCGTGGCGGCCCTCAAGGAAGTGGTCGATTCGCTCATCGTCATCCCCAACGACCGCCTTCTCGGCCTGGCCGGCAAGAACATGAGCATCCTCGACGCCTTCAAGCCGTCCGACGATGTGCTGCGCCATGCGGTGCAGGGGATTTCCGACCTGATCACCACCAGCGGCCTGATCAACGTCGACTTTGCCGACGTCAAGGCGATCATGAGCGAGCGCGGCATGGCGATGATGGGGGTCGGTATCGGCGAAGGGGAGAAGCGGGCGGCGACGGCGGCCCAGCAGGCGATCAGCAGCCCGCTCCTCGAGGACATCGACATCTCCGGCGCCAAGGGGGTGCTGGTCAATATCTCCGGTTCCTCGAACATGACCATGGAGGAGTTCGACGAGGCCTCGCGCATCATTCATGAAAAGGTGCACGAGGACGCCAACATCATCATCGGCCTGGTGATCAACGAAGAACTCGGCGACACCATCAAGATCACCGCCATCGCCACCGGCTTCGGGGCCTCCTTCGAAAAGGGGAAGCGCCACGCCGACGAGCTCAAGAGCAAGGTGGCCATGGCTATGGGGAAGGTCGACCGCGATCTGCCGACCTTCATCCGCGAGCGCCAGAAGGATTCGCCCCGCGCTTTCCGGACCCCGGCCGGAGGAGACGATCAGGAATACGACATCCCGACCTTCCTGCGCAAACGGGTCGACTGA
- a CDS encoding radical SAM protein: MSRKLIDKARARLQAECGGEAKPWGGRLRIALVYPNTYHQAMSNLGFLSVHHWINLRDDALCERFFLPDPEDLAEHIKSGYPLFSLESGQFLADFDVVAFSIPFENDYLHLPTLFELGRIPLFAAERKESHPLILCGGICAFLNPEPLAGIMDLFAVGEGEVILPPLLEALVAGEPTRADLLRRLAAVPGVYVPSLYQVDYHADGTLASIRPEGGAPPRVPRQWMADLDGTQSRSFILTPDTEFSDMALTEISRGCSRGCRFCAAGYLYLPPRERSLANLLPQIEAGLCERGKVGLVSAAVADHSQFEEISAAILAREGKISVASLRIDSLGEAEVAALHASGHRTVALAPEAGSQRMRDLINKGLDEEQILHAVDLLAGGGIPNLKLYFLIGLPTEEMADIEEMLELTVAIRERWIAHGKKAGHLGNITLSVNPFIPKPFTPFQWAPMEKGSSLEKKVRRIRSVIARLPNTTVFFESLRSATLQAFLSRGDRRIGETLPHLAAGKNLNAACRAVGLDPSFYVHRQRGEDELFPWEVLDSGVERDYLWREYRRGIEGVFTPRCTPSCRRCGVCG, translated from the coding sequence ATGTCACGAAAACTCATCGACAAGGCGCGGGCGCGCCTGCAGGCCGAATGCGGCGGCGAGGCCAAACCCTGGGGGGGCCGCCTGCGGATCGCCCTGGTCTATCCCAACACCTATCACCAGGCCATGAGCAACCTCGGCTTCCTCTCCGTTCACCATTGGATCAACCTCCGGGACGACGCCCTCTGCGAGCGTTTTTTCCTCCCCGATCCCGAAGACCTCGCCGAGCACATTAAAAGCGGTTATCCCCTCTTCTCCCTCGAGTCGGGACAGTTTCTCGCCGACTTTGACGTCGTCGCCTTTTCGATCCCCTTTGAAAACGATTATCTCCACCTGCCGACCCTCTTCGAACTCGGGCGCATCCCCCTCTTTGCCGCCGAGCGCAAGGAGAGTCATCCCCTGATTCTCTGCGGCGGTATCTGCGCCTTTCTCAACCCCGAACCGCTGGCCGGGATCATGGACCTCTTTGCCGTCGGCGAAGGCGAAGTCATCCTCCCCCCCCTCCTCGAAGCCCTCGTCGCCGGGGAACCGACCCGCGCCGACCTCCTTCGCCGCCTGGCCGCAGTCCCCGGGGTCTATGTTCCGTCCCTCTACCAGGTCGACTACCATGCCGACGGGACCCTGGCCTCCATCCGCCCCGAAGGAGGGGCGCCCCCGCGGGTCCCCCGCCAGTGGATGGCCGATCTCGACGGGACACAAAGCCGCTCCTTTATCCTCACCCCCGACACCGAATTCTCCGACATGGCCCTCACCGAGATCTCCCGGGGATGTTCCCGGGGGTGCCGGTTCTGCGCCGCCGGCTATCTCTATCTGCCTCCGCGGGAGCGCAGCCTCGCCAATCTTCTGCCGCAGATCGAGGCCGGACTCTGCGAGCGCGGCAAGGTCGGCCTGGTCAGCGCCGCCGTCGCCGATCACTCCCAGTTCGAGGAGATCAGCGCCGCGATCCTTGCGCGCGAGGGAAAAATTTCTGTCGCCAGTCTGCGCATCGACTCCCTGGGTGAAGCCGAGGTGGCGGCGCTGCACGCCTCCGGCCACCGCACCGTCGCCCTGGCTCCGGAGGCCGGCAGCCAGAGGATGCGCGACCTGATCAACAAGGGGCTCGACGAAGAGCAGATCCTCCACGCCGTCGATCTCCTCGCCGGAGGGGGGATTCCCAACCTCAAGCTCTATTTCCTCATCGGACTTCCGACCGAAGAAATGGCCGACATCGAGGAGATGCTCGAACTCACCGTCGCCATCCGCGAGCGCTGGATCGCCCACGGCAAGAAGGCCGGGCACCTCGGCAACATCACCCTTTCGGTCAACCCCTTCATTCCCAAACCCTTCACCCCCTTTCAATGGGCGCCGATGGAGAAGGGGAGCAGCCTCGAGAAGAAGGTCCGCCGCATCCGCTCCGTCATCGCCCGCCTCCCCAATACGACGGTCTTTTTCGAGTCTCTGCGCAGCGCCACACTGCAGGCCTTCCTCTCCAGGGGGGACCGCCGTATCGGAGAGACCCTCCCCCATCTGGCCGCCGGCAAGAACCTCAACGCCGCCTGCCGCGCCGTCGGTCTCGACCCGTCCTTCTACGTCCATCGCCAGCGCGGCGAAGATGAACTCTTCCCCTGGGAGGTCCTCGACAGCGGCGTCGAACGGGACTATCTGTGGCGGGAATACCGGCGCGGCATCGAGGGGGTCTTCACGCCGCGCTGCACCCCGAGTTGCCGGCGCTGCGGGGTCTGCGGGTGA
- the ftsA gene encoding cell division protein FtsA, with protein sequence MSNKRENLIVGLDIGTTKICAIIGNLTDEGLDIVGIGTSPSKGLRKGVVINIESTVSAIRKAIQEAELMAGCEIKSVFAGIAGGHIKGFNSQGVIAIRNREVNNDDIRRVIDAAKALAIPMDREVIHILPQEFIIDDQDGIKEPLGMSGVRLEAKVHIVTGAVASAQNIIKSCNRAGVDVADIVLEQLASSEAVLSADEKELGVAIIDIGGGTTDIAIFVDGAIKHTAVLSLGGNHLTNDIAVGLRTPMAEAEKIKQRYGCCLTSMVGKNETIEVPSVGGREPRVLSRQLLAEILEPRVEEIFTLVNREIVKSGFEDMIASGVVITGGTCILPGMPELAEQIFNLPVRRGLPRDIGGLADVVNSPIYATGVGLVKYGSRNMQAKNFSIGQENIFDKVTRRMKEWFGEFF encoded by the coding sequence ATGAGCAATAAGCGAGAAAATCTGATTGTCGGCCTCGATATCGGGACCACCAAGATCTGCGCCATTATCGGCAACCTCACCGACGAAGGGCTGGACATCGTCGGCATCGGCACCAGTCCCTCGAAGGGGCTGCGCAAGGGGGTGGTGATCAATATCGAAAGCACGGTCAGCGCCATCCGAAAGGCGATCCAGGAAGCGGAGCTGATGGCCGGCTGCGAGATCAAGTCGGTCTTTGCCGGGATCGCCGGCGGGCACATCAAGGGGTTCAACTCCCAGGGTGTGATCGCCATCCGCAACCGCGAGGTCAACAACGACGACATCCGTCGGGTGATCGACGCCGCCAAGGCCCTGGCCATTCCCATGGACCGCGAGGTGATCCATATCCTCCCCCAGGAATTCATCATCGACGACCAGGACGGCATCAAGGAGCCCCTCGGCATGAGCGGGGTGCGCCTCGAGGCCAAGGTGCACATCGTCACCGGAGCCGTGGCCAGCGCCCAGAACATCATCAAGAGCTGCAACCGCGCCGGGGTCGACGTCGCCGACATCGTCCTTGAACAGCTCGCCAGCTCCGAGGCGGTCCTCTCGGCCGACGAGAAGGAACTCGGGGTCGCCATCATCGACATCGGCGGCGGCACCACCGACATCGCCATCTTCGTCGACGGGGCCATCAAGCACACCGCCGTCCTCTCCCTGGGGGGGAATCATCTGACCAACGATATCGCCGTCGGCCTGCGCACCCCGATGGCCGAGGCGGAGAAGATCAAGCAGCGTTACGGCTGCTGCCTCACCTCCATGGTCGGCAAAAACGAGACGATCGAAGTCCCCTCCGTCGGGGGGCGGGAGCCGCGGGTCCTGTCGCGCCAGCTCCTCGCCGAAATCCTCGAGCCTCGGGTCGAGGAAATTTTCACCCTGGTCAACCGGGAGATCGTCAAGAGCGGCTTCGAAGACATGATCGCCTCGGGGGTGGTGATTACCGGAGGCACCTGTATCCTCCCGGGGATGCCGGAGCTGGCCGAGCAGATTTTCAATCTGCCGGTGCGGCGCGGTCTTCCCCGCGACATCGGCGGCCTGGCCGACGTGGTCAATTCGCCGATCTACGCCACCGGCGTCGGGCTGGTCAAGTACGGCAGCCGCAACATGCAGGCCAAGAACTTTTCCATCGGCCAGGAAAATATTTTCGACAAGGTGACCCGCCGGATGAAGGAGTGGTTCGGCGAATTTTTCTGA